Proteins encoded together in one Shewanella oneidensis MR-1 window:
- a CDS encoding TorD/DmsD family molecular chaperone codes for MTESVRQVSENDQLRADIYQLLAALLRRHPSLELLQFLANLEIDANEDNEMTKAWLSLQLAAKQFTSEQLEDEYFALFLGVGCGEILPYGSWFMTGSLMDKPLALLRQDLMQLGFEREENVKEPEDHVAALCEVMGTLILEAPGYRQLAFYQRHMGSWIQRFCDNLAKAPSAAFYATVAELAKAFFKMEAAEFEQLSLDIPVNCPGSAELQPAASDVKKQAELMN; via the coding sequence ATGACCGAATCAGTAAGACAAGTATCAGAAAACGATCAGTTGAGAGCCGATATCTATCAACTGTTGGCCGCCCTATTGCGTCGCCATCCTAGCCTTGAGCTGCTGCAATTTTTGGCCAATCTTGAAATCGATGCCAATGAAGACAATGAGATGACCAAGGCTTGGTTATCTCTGCAACTGGCGGCAAAACAGTTCACCAGTGAACAATTAGAGGATGAATATTTTGCGTTATTCCTCGGCGTAGGTTGCGGCGAGATCCTGCCCTATGGCAGTTGGTTTATGACAGGTTCATTAATGGATAAGCCACTGGCTCTGCTGCGCCAAGACTTGATGCAACTCGGTTTTGAGCGCGAAGAAAACGTTAAAGAGCCTGAAGATCATGTGGCTGCGCTGTGCGAAGTCATGGGCACATTGATCCTTGAAGCCCCAGGCTATCGCCAACTGGCATTTTACCAACGCCATATGGGCAGTTGGATCCAACGCTTCTGTGACAATTTAGCTAAAGCACCAAGCGCCGCCTTTTATGCCACAGTCGCAGAGCTTGCGAAAGCATTTTTCAAGATGGAAGCCGCCGAGTTTGAACAACTCAGTTTAGATATTCCCGTTAATTGTCCTGGCAGTGCAGAGCTACAGCCCGCTGCAAGTGATGTAAAAAAACAAGCGGAATTAATGAACTAA
- a CDS encoding twin-arginine translocation signal domain-containing protein, whose product MKKQASDMGRRQLLKALALGSAAGAVATVSSQALAATPTVAPSEPKSDNYRETDHIRNYYASLNN is encoded by the coding sequence ATGAAGAAGCAAGCTTCCGACATGGGCCGTCGTCAACTGCTCAAAGCATTGGCTCTTGGCAGTGCGGCTGGCGCGGTCGCGACGGTGAGTAGCCAAGCATTGGCTGCCACACCCACTGTTGCCCCAAGCGAACCTAAGAGTGACAACTATCGCGAAACCGACCATATCCGTAATTACTATGCGTCGTTGAACAACTAA